One Ranitomeya variabilis isolate aRanVar5 chromosome 5, aRanVar5.hap1, whole genome shotgun sequence DNA window includes the following coding sequences:
- the LOC143774219 gene encoding dnaJ homolog subfamily C member 18-like — protein MERQRAEMLIKIARVRLQCGRTGDALNYLYQAQSLYPTRTAAGLIQAIRGGYFDPDEAQCGPTHGHYEQRDFWAHENHYAGCGNCGRTAWQEEEEEDDDDEDDDDDEEDDEEEDEQRVMQGFEDHEDYYRVLGVRRDANTEVIRKAYRRLALRYHPDKNSSPGATEAFKVIGKAFAVLSDPTKKKVYDDSQGRAQAPSDHDLTTDEIFDLFFRGHFSARADYAFNRRPRETPRSARRDEPEGRWQRFATEADFQDKPRWQQREGMRQNNGQEWKRKEEASQEGRRQEQKQEGSQSKWQKEAKREPGRPKTQQERKQDAGRTSPKWWEKTGQEPKKSRWREEMEKHNIKRPRRQEEEEEGGPPKSVYSAFIQVLPVLILVVVSVVAQMTATTPAYSLHPKPSYGLTIPRETSSRGVPYYVSQNFQNRYRGQTLVELERAVEKEYAEQVQAGCWKEKQQRSDLANLARLYGDQRLREKADTFKMENCRKLSDLIGIRRGG, from the exons ATGGAGCGACAAAGAGCTGAGATGCTCATAAAGATCGCACGGGTGCGACTCCAGTGCGGAAGAACGGGGGATGCTCTAAATTACCTTTATCAAGCCCAAAGCCTCTACCCCACCCGCACGGCTGCCGGCCTCATTCAGGCCATACGAGGAGGCTATTTTGATCCAGATGAAGCCCAATGTGGACCAACACATGGTCATTATGAGCAACGTGACTTCTGGGCCCATGAGAACCACTATGCAGGTTGTGGGAACTGTGGCAGGACAGCGTggcaagaagaagaggaggaagatgatgatgatgaagatgatgatgacgaTGAGGAAGATGACGAAGAGGAAGACGAGCAGAGGGTGATGCAAGGATTTGAAGACCATGAGGATTATTACCGAGTCCTTGGAGTCAGGAGGGATGCCAACACTGAGGTGATAAGGAAGGCGTATCGGAGACTGGCGCTGAGATACCACCCAGACAAGAACAGCTCTCCGGGAGCCACAGAAGCCTTCAAG GTTATTGGGAAAGCCTTCGCGGTTCTCAGTGATCCAACTAAGAAAAAAGTTTATGATGACTCCCAAGGCCGAGCTCAAGCTCCTTCTGACCATGACCTGACGACAGACGAGATCTTCGACCTATTTTTCAGGGGTCACTTTTCTGCCCGAGCTGATTATGCCTTCAACAGACGTCCACGAGAGACACCGAGATCTGCCAGGAGAGATGAACCAGAAGGTCGATGGCAGAGGTTTGCCACAGAGGCAGATTTTCAAGACAAACCaagatggcagcagagagaaggTATGAGACAAAACAATGGCCAAGAATGGAAAAGGAAAGAGGAGGCCTCCCAGGAAGGACGGAGACAAGAACAGAAACAGGAGGGCAGTCAATCAAAGTGGCAGAAAGAAGCTAAAAGAGAGCCGGGAAGACCCAAGACCCAACAGGAGAGGAAACAAGATGCTGGACGGACAAGTCCAAAGTGGTGGGAGAAAACGGGTCAAGAGCCCAAAAAGTCAAGATGGCGTGAAGAAATGGAGAAACATAATATAAAACGACCTAGGAgacaagaggaagaagaggaaggagGTCCACCTAAGTCAGTTTATTCTGCTTTCATCCAGGTCCTCCCAGTCCTCATTCTGGTGGTGGTATCAGTGGTGGCGCAAATGACTGCTACTACTCCAGCCTATAGTCTCCATCCTAAACCTTCTTATGGCCTAACAATCCCACGGGAAACCAGCAGTCGTGGGGTCCCGTACTATGTCAGCCAGAATTTTCAGAACCGGTATCGAGGGCAAACACTGGTGGAGCTGGAGAGGGCAGTGGAGAAGGAGTATGCTGAGCAAGTCCAAGCTGGATGTTGGAAAGAGAAACAGCAGAGGTCCGACTTGGCCAACCTTGCCCGACTTTATGGAGATCAGAGATTAAGGGAGAAGGCTGACACGTTCAAGATGGAGAACTGCAGGAAGTTGTCAGACCTCATCGGTATACGGAGGGGAGGTTGA